From a region of the Paenibacillus sp. FSL R10-2734 genome:
- a CDS encoding histidine kinase, translating into MILLLPTLMVGIWEIARHQFLMPYISMDLGNYLTPVLVFLVSLVLLVPLFSLMERNQRELEQERALKDAMKAREGLAKELHDGMAQSLFLLSVKIDRLEASRKNGEVSEENVDQIKKTVHEVNRYVRQAISNLKIPVSEQNSFSLEQSVKDQLAQMANEIMIEASLDWSLQDDALSTSETSELLSCIREAIINVRKHTRAGLVSITGAGDEKSWRVVVADNGEGFQHDPFEVSGSYGLQIMKERALRMGWELRLTSGDTGTQVEITKGEVSP; encoded by the coding sequence ATGATCCTGTTACTGCCAACACTAATGGTAGGGATCTGGGAGATCGCGCGCCATCAGTTTTTAATGCCTTATATTTCTATGGATTTGGGGAACTACTTGACTCCGGTTCTTGTGTTTTTGGTCAGTCTCGTATTGCTCGTCCCTCTGTTCTCGCTTATGGAGCGGAATCAGCGCGAGCTGGAGCAGGAACGTGCGCTTAAAGACGCAATGAAGGCCCGGGAAGGACTAGCCAAGGAACTGCATGATGGGATGGCGCAATCTTTATTTCTCTTATCTGTCAAAATCGACCGACTAGAAGCAAGCCGCAAAAACGGTGAAGTCAGTGAGGAAAATGTGGATCAGATCAAAAAGACGGTCCATGAGGTGAACCGTTATGTGCGGCAGGCCATCTCCAATCTGAAGATTCCAGTCTCTGAGCAGAATTCTTTTTCATTGGAACAGTCGGTAAAAGATCAGCTAGCCCAGATGGCGAATGAAATTATGATCGAAGCTTCTCTCGATTGGAGCCTGCAAGATGATGCGCTCTCCACTTCGGAAACATCAGAATTGTTATCCTGTATCCGCGAAGCGATTATTAATGTTCGTAAGCATACACGAGCGGGATTGGTTTCAATTACCGGTGCTGGCGATGAGAAGAGCTGGAGAGTTGTTGTTGCAGACAATGGAGAAGGATTTCAGCATGATCCATTTGAAGTGAGTGGAAGCTACGGACTTCAGATTATGAAGGAACGTGCCCTGAGGATGGGATGGGAGCTTAGGCTGACGTCTGGTGACACTGGCACCCAGGTTGAAATTACGAAAGGGGAAGTCAGTCCATGA